A genomic stretch from Vicugna pacos unplaced genomic scaffold, VicPac4 scaffold_16, whole genome shotgun sequence includes:
- the LOC140692717 gene encoding heat shock transcription factor, Y-linked-like, protein MAHISSEIQDMSHKDGPTGSGNSGRSLLCDQTFSEDLDLSSMIEENAFQNLSEESLIKRPCYTHCVSEPDEDNDFGSLTFPRKLWKMSGSDQFKSIWWGDNGSSIVIDEVVLKKEVLEKKAPFRIFETGSMKSLLRPINFYGFRKVRQKFQRSACLVDFLAEEKEASVSSKLHFYHNPNFKRGCPQVLVRIKRRVGIKNSSLVSSLPEDFKEQHFKAGYNVDNNNSEFVADTIEESAFLPSANLNMPLMRKPSTSHIIGDTTTPIRGDFSPPSSMSDQQNKLQWINELFSIS, encoded by the exons atggcacatatttcttcagaaattcaagatatgtctcataaagatggaccaactggctcaggaaactccggtagatctctattgtgtgatcaaacattctctgaggacttggacttgagttctatgattgaagaaaatgcttttcagaatttgtctgaagaatccttgataaaaagaccatgctacacacattgtgtctctgaaccagatgaagataatgattttggttctctgacatttccaagaaagctctggaaaatgtctgggagtgaccaatttaaatccatctggtggggtgataatggatcttccatagtgattgatgaagttgtcttgaagaaggaagttttggaaaaaaaggcccctttcagaatatttgaaactggaagtatgaaaagtttacttagacccattaacttttatgggtttaggaaagtgcggcagaaatttcaaagatctgcttgtctagttgactttctagcagaagaaaaagaagcctctgtttcaagcaag ctgcacttttatcataatccaaattttaaacgaggctgtccccaggttttagtgagaataaaaagaagagttgggattaaaaattcctctctggtatcttcattgcctgaagacttcaaagagcagcactttaaagcagggtataatgtggataataataattctgaatttgtggctgacactattgaagaaagtgcatttttaccttctgcaaatttaaacatgcctctaatgagaaagccctctactagccacataattggtgatacaactaccccgatcagaggtgatttttctcctccatcatcaatgtcagaccaacagaacaaattgcagtggatcaacgagctattttcaatcagttga